Proteins from a genomic interval of Oscillatoria salina IIICB1:
- a CDS encoding dipeptidyl-peptidase 5, with protein sequence MTQVQVKGFGSWKSPIASDLIVSQTVGLGGVAVDGEDIYWLESRPSEKGRKVLVRQGADGKVADVTPAPFNVRTRVHEYGGGAFLVAEGTIYFTNFADQRIYKQNLNQEPQALTPEGKRRYANAILDKPRNRLICVGEEHQEGAKEPENTIVAVDLTSGKVTNLLRGSDFYSSPRLSPDGTRLAWLEWNHPNMPWDSTRLYVAKIEADGSLAEAECVAGGDEESICQPEWSPDGILYFVSDRSNWWNLYRWQGDVECLCPLEAEFGYPHWVFGVTTYVFESAESIICTYTREGSWFLARFDVTNKQLQPIETRYTSISSLEVISPGKIVFIGGSPTQPTVLVQMEIEKGIFHVLKESSKLAIDPGYLSVPEAIAFPTDNDNLAYAWFYPPKNKDYTAPTGELPPLLVKSHSGPTAAASVTFSLKIQYWTSRGFAYLDVNYGGSTGYGRKYRQRLEKMWGIVDVNDCANAAKYLAEQGRVDEKRLAITGGSAGGYTTLAALTFRDVFQAGASYYGVSDLETFATDTHKFESRYLDRLIGRYPEEKEVYIARSPINFTEKLSCPVIFFQGLQDRVVTPNQAEKMVTALQNKGLPVAYLAFADEQHGFRSAENIKRALDGEFYFYSRIFGFQPADEIEPVEIMNL encoded by the coding sequence ATGACACAAGTACAAGTTAAGGGTTTTGGTTCTTGGAAATCTCCGATCGCCTCCGATCTCATTGTCTCACAAACGGTCGGATTAGGGGGAGTTGCTGTGGATGGTGAGGATATTTACTGGTTGGAGTCGCGTCCGTCGGAAAAGGGGCGTAAGGTGTTGGTACGACAGGGGGCTGATGGTAAAGTAGCAGATGTGACTCCTGCACCTTTTAATGTGCGGACTCGCGTTCATGAGTATGGTGGTGGCGCATTTTTGGTGGCGGAGGGAACAATTTATTTTACTAATTTTGCCGACCAACGCATCTATAAACAAAATCTTAATCAAGAACCCCAAGCGTTAACTCCGGAGGGAAAGAGGCGTTATGCGAATGCAATTTTGGATAAGCCGAGAAATCGCTTGATTTGTGTTGGTGAGGAACATCAAGAGGGAGCAAAGGAGCCGGAAAATACTATTGTCGCTGTAGATTTGACTTCTGGGAAAGTGACAAATTTACTGAGAGGAAGCGATTTTTATTCATCACCTCGCTTGAGTCCGGATGGTACGCGCTTGGCTTGGTTAGAATGGAATCATCCAAATATGCCTTGGGATAGCACTCGGTTGTATGTGGCGAAAATTGAGGCTGATGGTTCGCTAGCTGAAGCGGAGTGTGTTGCTGGGGGAGATGAAGAGTCAATTTGTCAGCCTGAGTGGTCGCCGGATGGGATATTGTATTTTGTAAGCGATCGCTCTAATTGGTGGAATCTTTATCGTTGGCAAGGTGATGTTGAGTGTTTGTGTCCGCTAGAGGCTGAGTTTGGTTATCCTCATTGGGTGTTTGGGGTGACGACTTATGTTTTTGAGTCGGCTGAGAGCATAATTTGCACTTATACTCGTGAGGGTAGTTGGTTTTTGGCTCGTTTTGACGTTACGAACAAACAGTTACAACCAATTGAAACTCGCTATACGAGTATTAGTTCCCTAGAAGTGATTTCTCCAGGTAAGATTGTCTTTATTGGCGGTTCGCCAACCCAACCGACGGTATTGGTGCAGATGGAAATTGAGAAGGGAATTTTTCACGTTCTCAAAGAGTCGAGTAAGTTAGCAATTGACCCTGGATATTTATCTGTTCCCGAAGCGATCGCCTTTCCTACAGATAATGATAATCTAGCTTATGCTTGGTTTTATCCACCCAAAAATAAGGATTATACTGCACCCACTGGCGAGTTACCACCGTTATTAGTGAAAAGTCACAGTGGTCCAACCGCCGCAGCTTCAGTAACTTTTAGTTTGAAGATTCAATATTGGACGAGTCGCGGTTTTGCTTATCTGGATGTCAATTATGGCGGTAGTACGGGTTACGGACGCAAGTATCGTCAGCGATTAGAAAAAATGTGGGGAATTGTTGATGTTAATGATTGTGCGAATGCAGCCAAATATTTAGCCGAACAAGGTAGAGTGGATGAGAAAAGGTTAGCGATTACGGGCGGAAGTGCGGGTGGTTATACGACTCTGGCAGCATTGACTTTTCGGGATGTTTTTCAAGCTGGGGCTTCTTACTATGGTGTGAGTGATTTAGAAACTTTCGCTACAGATACCCATAAATTTGAGTCGAGGTATTTAGACCGTTTGATTGGGAGATATCCCGAAGAGAAGGAAGTGTATATTGCGCGATCGCCAATTAATTTTACCGAAAAATTGTCTTGTCCGGTAATCTTTTTTCAAGGGTTACAAGATCGAGTCGTTACTCCCAACCAAGCGGAAAAAATGGTAACAGCTTTACAAAATAAAGGTTTACCTGTGGCTTATCTTGCTTTTGCTGACGAACAACATGGTTTCCGTAGCGCCGAAAATATTAAACGGGCTTTGGATGGGGAATTTTACTTTTATTCCCGCATTTTTGGTTTTCAACCTGCTGATGAAATTGAACCAGTAGAAATTATGAATTTATAG